In Carya illinoinensis cultivar Pawnee chromosome 16, C.illinoinensisPawnee_v1, whole genome shotgun sequence, a single window of DNA contains:
- the LOC122299041 gene encoding small glutamine-rich tetratricopeptide repeat-containing protein 2 isoform X2 yields MEGGLSLLRNARPSLSSASSNIQPIRHSIKAEVQEIRVCTNRTCRRQGSLQILQTLSALAPPNVSVNSCGCLGRCGAGPNLAALPEDGGGVILVGHCGTPSRAAQVLVGLLSCGLDSDDAAAKTGLEALALRKRAENESDMGNLSLAEQLLSQAIQLKPFGGIHVLYKDRSIARLALGNYAGALGDAREALRLAPRYPEAYICQGDAFLAMDQFDSAEKSYLMSLQIDPSLRRSKSFKARIAKLEEKLAATDMP; encoded by the exons ATGGAGGGTGGTCTGAGTCTGCTTCGCAACGCCCGACCTTCCCTCTCCTCCGCTTCCTCCAATATTCAACCGATACGGCATAGTATCAAGGCGGAAGTCCAAGAAATCCGGGTTTGCACGAACCGGACATGTCGCAGGCAAGGTTCCTTGCAGATCTTACAAACTCTCTCCGCTCTGGCTCCTCCCAACGTCTCCGTCAATTCCTGCGGCTGCCTCGGCCGCTGTGGCGCCGGCCCCAACCTCGCCGCCCTCCCGGAAGACGGCGGCGGGGTCATTCTAGTCGGCCACTGTGGTACCCCGTCCCGAGCGGCCCAGGTCTTGGTGGGATTATTATCTTGCGGTCTTGATTCGGACGACGCTGCTGCCAAGACTGGCTTGGAAGCGCTTGCGCTGAGGAAGAGAGCGGAGAACGAGTCGGATATGGGAAATTTGTCCCTGGCAGAGCAACTGCTCTCGCAG GCTATACAATTAAAACCGTTTGGTGGCATCCATGTTTTATATAAAGACAG GTCTATTGCACGGTTGGCATTGGGAAATTATGCTGGGGCTCTTGGAGATGCCAGAGAAGCTTTGAGACTTGCTCCACGGTACCCCGAG GCTTATATCTGCCAAGGCGATGCTTTCTTGGCTATGGACCAATTTGATTCAGCTGAGAAGTCATATTTAATGTCTTTGCAGATAGATCCTTCACTTCGCCGTTCAAAATCATTTAAG
- the LOC122299041 gene encoding small glutamine-rich tetratricopeptide repeat-containing protein 2 isoform X3: MEGGLSLLRNARPSLSSASSNIQPIRHSIKAEVQEIRVCTNRTCRRQGSLQILQTLSALAPPNVSVNSCGCLGRCGAGPNLAALPEDGGGVILVGHCGTPSRAAQVLVGLLSCGLDSDDAAAKTGLEALALRKRAENESDMGNLSLAEQLLSQAIQLKPFGGIHVLYKDRSIARLALGNYAGALGDAREALRLAPRYPEAYICQGDAFLAMDQFDSAEKSYLMSLQIDPSLRRSKSFKVHTWNE, encoded by the exons ATGGAGGGTGGTCTGAGTCTGCTTCGCAACGCCCGACCTTCCCTCTCCTCCGCTTCCTCCAATATTCAACCGATACGGCATAGTATCAAGGCGGAAGTCCAAGAAATCCGGGTTTGCACGAACCGGACATGTCGCAGGCAAGGTTCCTTGCAGATCTTACAAACTCTCTCCGCTCTGGCTCCTCCCAACGTCTCCGTCAATTCCTGCGGCTGCCTCGGCCGCTGTGGCGCCGGCCCCAACCTCGCCGCCCTCCCGGAAGACGGCGGCGGGGTCATTCTAGTCGGCCACTGTGGTACCCCGTCCCGAGCGGCCCAGGTCTTGGTGGGATTATTATCTTGCGGTCTTGATTCGGACGACGCTGCTGCCAAGACTGGCTTGGAAGCGCTTGCGCTGAGGAAGAGAGCGGAGAACGAGTCGGATATGGGAAATTTGTCCCTGGCAGAGCAACTGCTCTCGCAG GCTATACAATTAAAACCGTTTGGTGGCATCCATGTTTTATATAAAGACAG GTCTATTGCACGGTTGGCATTGGGAAATTATGCTGGGGCTCTTGGAGATGCCAGAGAAGCTTTGAGACTTGCTCCACGGTACCCCGAG GCTTATATCTGCCAAGGCGATGCTTTCTTGGCTATGGACCAATTTGATTCAGCTGAGAAGTCATATTTAATGTCTTTGCAGATAGATCCTTCACTTCGCCGTTCAAAATCATTTAAG